Below is a window of Chryseobacterium arthrosphaerae DNA.
GCCCAATTTCTTTACCATAGAGGAACTGATTAATAAAATTGCAGATAAACAGCCTATCCAGGGGATTCCACTATGGCTTTTCTCATTTGATGTGTACAGGAGTCTGAACCTTATTCCAAGAGATGATTTTTCGGATTTCCTGAAGTGGTTTCCAACCCTGCAGAAAGACTGGGATGATATTCTGAAATTTTCAGACAGTGACCAGGCAGTTCTGCAGTACATGTTTGATGAGGAAAGGATCAAGGAATGGGCTCAGAACCTTGGTGAAGATGATGATGTCCCAAGAAAGAAGTTCCTTAATTTCTGGCAGAATATGAACGTTTTCCTTCCGGAACTCAAAAGCCGGTTACAGGAAAAGAACTGGGCTACCTCCGGAATGATCCATGAAACAGCTAAAGCCAGCATCGGTGATTTTGCCCAAAATACTACCGAGCAGTTTGTTTTCTGTGGTTTCAATGCCTTTACGCCGGTTGAGGAAAAGCTTGTAAGAAGTCTTTTGCAGTGGAATAAAGCGCAGTGTTTCTTTCAGGCAGACCGTTATTATTTTGATGATGAAAGACAGGAAGCCGGGAAATTCCTCAGAAATCATAAAATGTGGAAAGAGTTCGACGATAACAGAGCTTTCCAGTGGATTGAAGATGACTTTAACCAACCTAAGAATATCAAAGTATATGAAGTTTCCGGAAATGTAACCCAAACTAAGGTACTGCCGGAAATATTCAAAGAGATCAACAATAAAACCTATTCCAATACTGCTGTGGTGCTGCTGGATGAAAATCTTCTTCCTGCAAGCCTTGATGTAATGCACGGGGTGGAAAACCTGAATATTACAATGGGGTTTCCGTTGAAAAACCTGTCTTTCTCCAACGCTGTGAAAAGACTCTTTTATCTGCAGAAACAGCTCGAAAAAAATAAATCATCTTACTATTACAGGGATATTTTTCCTATTCTGGAAGAACTTCCCAAGTCGGTGGAGGATGAGCAGATCATCAATGATTTCAGGGCGAAAGTAGAAGAACGGAATATTGTCTATATTTCAAGAAAGCTTCTACAGGAACTTTTGAACGGACTTTCTTATGCAAACCTGCTTGAAAAGGCCGTAAGTACCAATGCTTACCTGGATATGCTGATCTCATTCTGCCAGCAGGTAAAATGGCTGGATATAGACGATATTCAGTACGAGAATGTCTCTCATTTTGAGAATGCTTTCAGGATCATCAAAAACCAGCTGACGCCGTACAATATCGAGATCAGAATGGAAACGCTGGAGATTCTGATCAATCAGCATATCAATTCCGAGAGTATAGACTTTCAGGGGGAACCTTTAAGAGGATTGCAGATCATGGGGCTGCTGGAAACCCGTCTTCTGAATTTTGAGAACGTGATCATGCTTTCTGTAAACGAAGGGAAACTGCCATTGGGAAATTCCCAGAATACCTACATTCCGTTTGATATCCGACGCTTTTTTGACCTTCATACTTTCCTGGAAAATGACAGTATTTATGCCTATCACTTTTACAGGCTGATCCAGGATGCCCGGAATGTGCATTTGCTCTATAATGCATTAAGCTCAGGGGTCAATACCGGTGAGAAAAGCCGTTTTATTACCCAGATTGAAATGGAGAGTTCCCATCAGATCGAACACCTGATCATCGAGAATTCTTCCGAGCCTATTGCAACCCAACCTATTGAAATTCCAAAGACGCACATTGTACAGGAGCGACTTCTGAAATGGAAAGAAAAAGTATCCGCTTCACACCTTACAAGTTATCTTTATAATCCGATAGATTTCTATTTGTCAAAGATTCTGAACACTTCGGAAACGGATGAGATCGAAGAGGAATTGTCTGTGAAGAATTACGGAAACCTTGTCCATTATTCACTTCAAGAAGTATATGAAGTTCTGAAAGGTAAGGTATTAAAAGAAAGTGATTTAAATAATTCAATTAAAGCGATAGATCAATATATAAACATCGCTATCGAGAAGCTTAAACATCAGCCTGAGTTCTACGAAAAGGGGATGAATTACATCCATAAAGCGATTGCTAAAAAGGTGATCGAAAACGTTCTCAACCATGACCTTGAACTGATAAAGCAAGGGAATAAGCTGGAGATTATTGACATTGAAAGAAGGTTTGAAAATGTGGAATTCTACCTTGACGGAAATGATAAAATTTCCTTCTTCGGATTTATAGACAGAATTGATAAACTGAACGGAACTTTAAGAATCATTGATTATAAAACGGCAAAGATCAAAAACCTTAACGTAAAAATTGATGAAGAAAACGTTGACCGGTATTTCCACAACAGTGAAAGAAAACAGGCGCTGCAGCTTTGTATTTACCACTATGTAGTACAGCACCTTCCTGAGTTCTGGGGATTTCCGATAGAAACCGGGATCTGGAGTTTTGCCGATGCCAGGAAAGGTATGGTTTCCCTGCAGTTTGATAAGGGAGATATTGATGATGCCATGAAATCTGTAAAAAGTCTTATCCTTGAAATTCTGAATCCGGATATCAATTTTGTGGAGACGGTAAAAGCATATTAAGAATATTTAATATTCATAATTATACGCTTTCGATTAATAATCAATGTTTTATTTTCTGTTTATTTCTTAAAGCAAAACGGTAAATCGATCAGTACGTTTTTTATGTATCTTTACTCTTTACTAACATTTTTAAAGTTTACAAGGAATAAACTTAGGAGTACTCATGAAAAAAATCCTGATATTTTTAGCTGTTGTTGTCTCTCTTATTATCAAATCTCAGCAAAAGAATGATTCTCTGAATCTTGCTCTTCAGAATGTAACCAAAGACACCAGGTTCGGTCTGGCGCTCAGTGGCGGCGGAGCCAAAGGTTTTGCCCATATCGGTATTCTGAAAATGATCGATTCTCTGGGGATTAAGGTAGATTATATTACCGGAACCAGTATGGGAGGGATTCTGGGAGGCCTTTACGCTATGGGCTATAATGCTGACCAGCTGAAGCATACGATCTATAAAGTAGACTGGAACAGGATTCTGAGCAATAAGATCCCTTACAACAAAGTGAATATCAGTGAAAAAGACGAATATGATAAATATATTCTTGAATTTCCTGTGGTCAAAGGAATTCCAACCCTTCCCAGTTCCTATATTGAAGGGCAGTATATGGGCGAAGTATTGAATACCCTTACTTTTAATGCCAAGCATATCAATGATTTCAGCAAACTGAGAATTCCTGTAGAACTCACGTCTTCAGATATTGAAAACGGAGGGCTGATCATGCAGAAACAGGGATCCCTACCTCTGGCTATCCGTTCAACACTGGCCATTCCTGCAGCTTTTGCTCCCGTTTATATCGATGGGAAATTACTTGTAGACGGAGGGCTCGACAGAAATTATCCGGCCAATGAAGTCCGGGAAATGGGAGCTGATTTTGTGATCGGAGGGTATACAGGGTTCAGGCTTTTTACCAAAAAAGAAATTGAAAACCCGATGAAGATGATCTATCAGACCCATGCCATCCGTTCAGTGGAAGATTTCAAGCACCAGAAAGAATTGTCGAACATCCTGGTAGATTTTGTGGATCCATTAGGGGATATTACCACCAAAGACTTTGCCCGTTACAGGAAGATCATTAAAATCGGCGAGAT
It encodes the following:
- a CDS encoding PD-(D/E)XK nuclease family protein, which gives rise to MKFLNKIIHELLAQDTDLSAFNIVLPGKRPIVFIRQILEENNYSGFLPNFFTIEELINKIADKQPIQGIPLWLFSFDVYRSLNLIPRDDFSDFLKWFPTLQKDWDDILKFSDSDQAVLQYMFDEERIKEWAQNLGEDDDVPRKKFLNFWQNMNVFLPELKSRLQEKNWATSGMIHETAKASIGDFAQNTTEQFVFCGFNAFTPVEEKLVRSLLQWNKAQCFFQADRYYFDDERQEAGKFLRNHKMWKEFDDNRAFQWIEDDFNQPKNIKVYEVSGNVTQTKVLPEIFKEINNKTYSNTAVVLLDENLLPASLDVMHGVENLNITMGFPLKNLSFSNAVKRLFYLQKQLEKNKSSYYYRDIFPILEELPKSVEDEQIINDFRAKVEERNIVYISRKLLQELLNGLSYANLLEKAVSTNAYLDMLISFCQQVKWLDIDDIQYENVSHFENAFRIIKNQLTPYNIEIRMETLEILINQHINSESIDFQGEPLRGLQIMGLLETRLLNFENVIMLSVNEGKLPLGNSQNTYIPFDIRRFFDLHTFLENDSIYAYHFYRLIQDARNVHLLYNALSSGVNTGEKSRFITQIEMESSHQIEHLIIENSSEPIATQPIEIPKTHIVQERLLKWKEKVSASHLTSYLYNPIDFYLSKILNTSETDEIEEELSVKNYGNLVHYSLQEVYEVLKGKVLKESDLNNSIKAIDQYINIAIEKLKHQPEFYEKGMNYIHKAIAKKVIENVLNHDLELIKQGNKLEIIDIERRFENVEFYLDGNDKISFFGFIDRIDKLNGTLRIIDYKTAKIKNLNVKIDEENVDRYFHNSERKQALQLCIYHYVVQHLPEFWGFPIETGIWSFADARKGMVSLQFDKGDIDDAMKSVKSLILEILNPDINFVETVKAY